The Methanosphaera sp. BMS genome contains a region encoding:
- a CDS encoding S-layer family protein: protein MNRKIIKMFILVTLLALLAGIASATDVSDDTDAGGITEEVSLQDTQMVSQTDTITKEANVNDNLQADESKIKKNKINKTNLKKAERYASSWDELTRKVSDATEDTTITLTEGTYTNTGTITLNKEYILTIDGNGQTINGDQKQVFFIASGSSLILKNITITNGRSYNGPIYNSGALTITHSTLYNNNANRFGGVIYNNAGVTTITNSTLNNNNAEYGGAIYNTNLGIINITNSTLNNNTATGQEYYAGGGAICTWHATAIITNSTLNNNNAEYGGAVYNWYNTAIITNSTLNNNHARDSGGAIYSTGIVNSTCNIFSNNTAGNEETIDLNEYNYGILNDNTYNNTSIALNLELSVEDDKTIFVEGEEIALNINMGLEHPNYYDTNVLEQIGFNKDLNKTFYINGVENVTTKDENIILSNLEPGTYTVNYVIECNMRNYTSNNVIVKVFSSNQINEMNVTNYTELINTIERAKTVGYNTLIINLLSGNYNATGNITWKDSDTKNIVIKGNGLTLDGQNRYQFIQIASGHNLTLENITLTNYTAQNGGAIQNQGTLTIINSTLNNNHAYTSGGSIENKGNTTIINSTLNNNNAEYGGAVYNWFNTAIITNSTLNNNHARDSGGAIYSTGIVNSTCNIFSNNTAGNEETIDLNETNYGILNDNTYNNTSIALNVELSVEDDKTIFVEGEEIALNIYIGLEHPNYYDTNVLEQIGFNKDLNKTFYINGVENVTTKDENIILSNLEPGTYTVNYVIEFNMRNYTSNNVIVKVFSSNQINEMNVTNYTELINTIERAKTVGYNTLIINLLSGNYNATGNILWKDSDTKNILIKGNGLILDGQNRYQFIQIAAGHNLTLENITLTNYTAQNGGAIQNLGTLTITNSTLNNNHARDSGGAIYSEGYVNSTCNIFSNNTAGNEETIDLNETNYGILNDNTYNNTSIALNMKLSVEDDKTIFVEGEEIALNINMGLEHPNYYDTNVLEQIGLDKDLNKTFYINGVENVTTKDENIILSNLELGTYTVNYVIEFNMRNYTSNNVIVKVFSSNQINEMNVTNYTELINTLEQAKTVGYNTLIINLLSGNYNATGNILWKDSDTKNIIIKGNGLILDGQNRYQFIQIASGHNLTLENITLTNYTAQNGGAIQNQGTLTIINSTLNNNHAYYTSKGGAIQNQGTLTITNSTLYNNNASIFGGAIYNDQYGNIIITNTTLHNNTASEGGAIYNNEGTTIITDSTLYNNTAGEGGAIYNKEGTTIITDSTLYNNTAGEGGAIYNYYLGNTTITNSVFYNNNANEDGGAIYNVNGIFNITNNIFYKNTPTNFIINQDNHIQIKHDDRFISIGDFSIIVDDEKVFNGSSADDFNKYTLGDHYIKLILNGTGTNTINNVFILRKSKTKNVNGYHELIDAIGEAKLEEYDKYIINLGSGDYNAISNIRLSDSATKNIIINGNGLTLNGKKEFQFIQIAEGYNLILENITITNYTAQEGGVIYNNGNLSIRDSTLENNQATETERGDIGNALAKGGVIYNNGNLSITDSTLRNNQATATVAAVVAIGGSGNAYSYGGAIYNNGNLIITNSTLENNQATAIEEDLGNAYSYGGAIYNKGNLNITDSTLENNQATATGFFTTDAEGGAIFNWNGNTTITRSTLHNNNAKIGGAIYNDHGTAIIIQSTLYNNNATSGGVIYNYFGIYEVIHTIFYNNTPANYIINDEKYIQLDNYNDNYIPGDVTYAIYLDDEEECVYTGQLNGYTVPRNHMIRLVVNGTDTSAFVDNTFILYFYDKMLRNYSELVEAVEDAKRSDEEEYYIYLLPGDYNATDDMTWGSASGSTRKLIINGNGQTLDGIKNHQFMTVDEGYNLTLYNITLSNYTATQGGAINNNGILSITDSSLTDNTATGQNGYGGAIFNYGTLSITDSNLTDNTATGQNGRGGAIYNNRGTLNITGSSLTHNNATGQTRFGYAGAIFNYGTLSITDSNITYNTATGQEYGYGGAIHNLNGTLNITGSNLTDNIATGQTYDGRGGVIFNTGNLNITDSNLTDNTATGQNGYGGAIYNDNGYSLSITGSKLTNNKVTGQTYDGRGGVIYNNGGTFSITGSNITDNTATGQNRDGRGGVIFNTRGTINITNTNLTHNTATGQNGIGGAIYNHGTLTITGSNLNNNTAAGQNTGIGGVIFNDGGTLNITNSNFTHNNATGQEYAIGGVIYNTAMGTLSITNTNLNNNTATGQNGLGGAIYNHNGGILNITNTNLTHNNATYGGAIVNNGTSSNLTITDSKLENNNANKDGGAIYNKQGNALIEGNTFITNTAGTSGSAIKDDSGSATIHDNINADTSTYSSTIYTDGSDVSMISNVFYELNTNINISSNNSNPSVFEVVNLTFLLKDQLGNPLANQIINITINDIRYNITTNDEGYNTLEYTIQANETIINAIYPGNDKYFSNTASLVMYAQKLGTQLLVDDVNAKVGEEFTINGTLNTKNNTPIKDATIKITVNDKTNTTTTNEIGQFNMTFTLDKMGKYPITVTYLGDKIYNQSINNTAKVTATKTDTKLTLNVSNTTAVNNTKINITIKLTDNNNNPIENQDINITINDEIITVKTNNNGTNTTEYTTSKIGSQTITATYHGNNMYNNNTTTTQIKVIKIDTKLTLKVSNTTPVNNTPITITAILTDINNNKLANRNITFTIDDRTYTTPTNNEAIATLNYTPTTPGKQAITATYNGDSQYNNNTAATSITVKKINTRIDLKVSNTTPVNNTPITITVTLKDTDGNKLAGQNITIIVAGKTFNIKTNANGVAIQSYTPTRVETQTITAKYNGDSQYNNSSTTASVTVKKITTKLTLKVSNSTPVNNTSITITATLTDENNNNKVANQNITITVGGKTFKVKTNSNGIATQSYTPTKVETQTITATYKGDSQYVNSTATANITVKKINSKLTVKASNTTLTLNTSINITAILTDANGNKLSGQNVTINVAGKTYTVKTDTSGVATKAYTPTTVGKQTITATYKGDSKNNNSTATMNITVNKINTQLTLKVSNNTPKVTDTITITATLTDKDNQKLSNQNITITVEDKTYTVKTNNNGIATQTHKLTRAGSINITVKYNGNNNYNPSTTSTKVTVKENILNTRMKITVNNTKPRVNDNVLVTFTLKDEKNNPVKNQEIKVSMNGNNTTVKTNNNGVATTNYTVAKKDKLVNITATYNGNATLKATTGNLTIDKYYKVDMELLTGSFDSKPGQTVKLIAHIKDNGVDIDGGQLVFKLNGVSLKDENGSAVIVNIKNGLAVLEYKIPDTLGARTHNLTAVYASNTYGRVELTTPMTIGKYTTHIDVNPLYTTTDKITIKAQIVDQNNQALNKQTTISIKVNGKSYSLNTINGTIDYQISQTLKDGYYNITIISGENGKYLGANVKTVLIKSNSTIKTNYINNTLNKDTTAKSGDTKTSNIMSILTGASTVKPGDRLKLIAHLSENQVDITGGQLVFKLNGVSLKDENGNAVVVNINDGLGVLDYKIPDTLGARTHNLTAVYSSKQYGRVELTTQLTMNRLNTHIEEEPIYTTGTTSYIKAKILDDNNQLINKQTSVVIKVDGKSYAFNTSTGSINYKVPTTLSKGLHQITIIAGENGKYISSRANTVLIKI from the coding sequence ATGAACAGGAAAATAATAAAGATGTTCATACTTGTTACGCTACTGGCACTGCTTGCAGGCATAGCAAGTGCAACAGACGTATCCGATGATACGGATGCTGGTGGTATTACAGAAGAAGTATCGCTACAGGATACACAAATGGTATCACAGACAGATACCATAACAAAAGAAGCAAATGTAAATGATAACTTACAGGCAGATGAAAGTAAAATCAAAAAAAATAAGATAAACAAGACCAATCTTAAAAAAGCAGAAAGATATGCATCCTCTTGGGATGAACTTACTCGAAAAGTTTCTGATGCAACAGAGGATACAACCATTACCTTAACTGAAGGAACATATACAAACACAGGTACAATCACATTGAACAAAGAATACATATTAACAATAGATGGAAATGGACAAACAATAAATGGAGACCAGAAGCAGGTATTTTTTATTGCAAGCGGAAGTTCTCTAATTCTAAAAAACATAACAATAACAAATGGCAGATCATATAATGGTCCAATATACAACAGCGGAGCTTTAACAATCACCCATTCCACACTCTACAACAACAACGCAAACAGGTTTGGTGGAGTAATATACAACAACGCTGGAGTTACAACCATAACCAACAGTACACTAAACAACAACAACGCAGAATATGGAGGAGCAATATACAACACCAACTTAGGAATTATAAACATAACCAACAGTACACTAAACAACAACACTGCAACAGGACAAGAATATTATGCAGGGGGAGGAGCAATATGTACTTGGCATGCAACTGCAATCATAACCAACAGTACACTAAACAACAACAACGCAGAATATGGAGGAGCAGTATACAACTGGTATAATACTGCAATCATAACCAACAGTACACTAAACAACAATCATGCACGTGATTCAGGAGGAGCAATATATTCTACGGGAATTGTGAACAGTACATGTAACATATTTAGCAATAATACTGCCGGTAACGAAGAAACGATAGATTTAAACGAATATAATTATGGAATACTTAACGATAACACATACAATAATACAAGTATTGCATTAAACCTTGAACTATCCGTTGAAGATGATAAAACAATATTTGTAGAAGGTGAGGAGATAGCCTTAAATATTAATATGGGATTAGAACATCCAAACTACTATGATACAAATGTTTTAGAACAAATAGGTTTTAATAAAGATTTGAACAAAACATTTTACATCAATGGTGTGGAAAATGTTACAACTAAAGATGAAAACATCATATTAAGCAATTTAGAACCAGGTACCTACACAGTTAATTATGTAATTGAGTGTAATATGCGTAATTATACGTCAAACAATGTGATAGTCAAGGTTTTCAGTTCAAATCAAATTAACGAAATGAATGTGACAAACTACACTGAACTAATAAATACTATAGAACGAGCAAAAACCGTAGGATATAATACTCTTATAATTAATTTACTGTCCGGCAATTATAATGCTACAGGAAACATAACTTGGAAAGACTCTGATACAAAAAATATCGTCATAAAGGGAAATGGATTAACATTAGATGGACAAAACAGATACCAATTTATACAAATAGCAAGTGGACACAATCTGACGCTGGAAAACATTACCTTAACAAACTACACGGCACAAAATGGGGGAGCAATACAAAACCAGGGAACACTAACAATAATCAACAGTACATTAAACAACAACCATGCTTATACTTCAGGAGGATCAATAGAGAACAAGGGAAATACAACTATAATCAACAGTACACTAAACAACAACAACGCAGAATATGGAGGGGCAGTATACAACTGGTTTAATACTGCAATCATAACCAATAGTACACTAAATAACAATCATGCACGTGATTCAGGAGGAGCAATATATTCTACGGGAATTGTGAACAGTACATGTAACATATTTAGCAATAATACTGCCGGTAACGAAGAAACGATAGATTTAAACGAAACAAATTATGGAATACTTAACGATAACACATACAATAATACAAGTATTGCATTAAACGTGGAACTATCCGTTGAAGATGATAAAACAATATTTGTAGAAGGTGAGGAGATAGCCTTAAACATTTATATAGGTTTAGAACATCCAAATTACTATGATACAAATGTTTTAGAACAAATAGGTTTTAATAAAGATTTGAACAAAACATTTTACATCAATGGTGTGGAAAATGTTACAACTAAAGATGAAAACATCATATTAAGCAATTTAGAACCAGGTACCTACACAGTTAATTATGTAATTGAGTTTAATATGCGTAATTATACGTCAAATAATGTGATAGTCAAGGTTTTCAGTTCAAATCAAATTAACGAAATGAATGTGACAAACTACACTGAACTAATAAATACTATAGAACGAGCAAAAACCGTAGGATATAATACTCTTATAATTAATTTACTGTCCGGTAATTATAATGCTACAGGAAACATACTCTGGAAAGACTCTGATACAAAAAATATCCTCATAAAGGGAAATGGACTAATACTGGACGGACAAAACAGATATCAATTCATACAAATAGCAGCAGGACACAATTTGACGTTGGAAAACATTACCTTAACAAACTACACGGCACAAAATGGAGGAGCAATACAAAACCTGGGAACACTAACAATAACCAACAGTACACTAAACAACAACCATGCACGTGATTCGGGAGGGGCAATATATTCAGAGGGATATGTGAACAGTACATGTAACATATTTAGCAATAATACTGCCGGTAACGAAGAAACTATAGATTTAAACGAAACAAATTATGGAATACTTAACGATAACACATACAATAATACAAGTATTGCATTAAACATGAAATTATCCGTTGAAGATGATAAAACAATATTTGTAGAAGGTGAGGAGATAGCCTTAAATATTAATATGGGATTAGAACATCCAAATTACTATGATACAAATGTTTTAGAACAAATAGGTTTGGATAAAGATTTGAACAAAACATTTTACATCAATGGTGTGGAAAATGTTACGACTAAAGATGAAAACATCATATTAAGCAATTTAGAACTAGGTACCTACACAGTTAATTATGTAATTGAGTTTAATATGCGTAATTATACGTCAAACAATGTGATAGTCAAGGTTTTCAGTTCAAATCAAATTAACGAAATGAATGTGACAAACTACACGGAATTAATAAACACTTTAGAACAAGCAAAAACCGTAGGATATAATACTCTTATAATTAACTTACTGTCCGGTAATTATAATGCTACAGGAAACATACTCTGGAAAGACTCTGATACAAAAAACATTATCATAAAGGGAAATGGACTAATACTGGACGGACAAAACAGATACCAGTTCATACAAATAGCAAGTGGACACAATCTGACGTTGGAAAATATTACCTTAACAAACTACACGGCACAAAATGGGGGAGCAATACAAAACCAGGGAACGCTAACAATAATCAACAGTACATTAAACAACAACCATGCTTATTATACTTCAAAGGGAGGAGCAATACAAAACCAGGGAACACTAACAATAACCAACAGTACACTCTACAACAACAATGCATCCATTTTTGGAGGAGCAATATACAACGACCAATATGGAAATATAATCATAACCAATACCACACTTCACAACAACACCGCAAGCGAGGGAGGAGCAATATATAACAACGAGGGAACTACAATCATAACAGACAGTACACTCTACAACAACACCGCAGGCGAGGGAGGAGCAATATATAACAAAGAGGGAACTACAATCATAACAGACAGTACACTCTACAACAACACCGCAGGCGAGGGAGGAGCAATATACAACTACTACTTGGGAAATACAACCATAACCAACAGTGTATTCTACAATAACAACGCAAACGAAGATGGGGGAGCAATATACAACGTTAATGGAATTTTTAATATTACAAACAATATCTTTTATAAAAATACACCAACAAACTTCATCATAAACCAGGACAACCACATACAAATAAAACATGATGATCGTTTCATCAGCATTGGTGATTTCAGTATCATAGTAGATGATGAAAAAGTATTCAATGGTTCTAGTGCTGATGATTTTAATAAGTATACTCTAGGTGATCATTACATTAAATTAATACTCAACGGTACAGGAACAAATACAATTAATAACGTATTCATACTTAGAAAATCAAAGACAAAAAATGTAAACGGTTATCATGAATTGATAGATGCAATAGGAGAAGCAAAACTTGAAGAATATGATAAATACATAATTAATCTGGGTTCTGGAGATTATAATGCAATATCTAATATAAGATTGAGTGATTCAGCTACAAAGAATATAATCATAAATGGTAATGGACTGACACTTAATGGAAAGAAAGAATTTCAATTCATACAAATAGCAGAGGGATACAACCTGATATTGGAAAATATCACGATAACAAACTACACGGCACAAGAGGGAGGAGTTATATATAACAATGGAAATTTAAGCATCAGAGATTCCACACTAGAAAACAACCAAGCAACAGAAACAGAAAGAGGAGACATTGGAAATGCTCTTGCTAAGGGAGGAGTTATATATAACAATGGAAATTTAAGCATCACAGATTCTACACTAAGAAACAACCAAGCAACAGCAACAGTAGCAGCGGTAGTAGCAATAGGAGGCTCTGGAAATGCTTATAGTTATGGTGGAGCTATATATAACAATGGAAATTTAATCATCACAAATTCCACACTAGAAAATAATCAGGCAACAGCAATAGAAGAAGACTTGGGAAATGCTTATAGTTATGGTGGAGCTATATATAACAAGGGAAATTTAAACATCACAGATTCCACACTAGAAAACAACCAGGCAACCGCAACAGGATTCTTTACAACTGATGCTGAAGGAGGAGCAATATTTAACTGGAATGGAAATACAACCATAACCCGCAGTACACTCCATAACAACAACGCAAAAATTGGAGGAGCAATATATAACGACCATGGAACTGCAATCATAATCCAAAGTACACTCTACAACAACAATGCAACAAGTGGAGGAGTAATATACAACTACTTTGGAATTTATGAGGTTATACATACTATCTTTTATAATAATACACCAGCAAACTACATAATAAATGATGAAAAGTATATCCAATTGGATAATTATAATGATAACTATATTCCAGGGGATGTCACTTATGCCATTTACCTCGATGACGAAGAGGAATGTGTATACACCGGACAGTTAAATGGTTATACTGTGCCTAGAAATCATATGATACGTTTAGTGGTAAACGGTACTGATACAAGTGCTTTTGTCGATAATACATTCATATTATACTTCTATGATAAAATGTTAAGAAACTACTCAGAACTAGTAGAAGCCGTTGAAGATGCTAAAAGATCCGATGAAGAGGAATATTACATTTACCTATTACCAGGTGACTACAATGCAACTGATGATATGACCTGGGGCAGTGCAAGTGGCAGTACACGTAAATTAATCATAAATGGAAACGGACAAACACTAGACGGTATTAAAAACCATCAATTCATGACAGTAGATGAGGGTTATAATTTAACATTATACAATATCACACTAAGCAATTACACGGCAACACAAGGAGGTGCAATAAATAACAATGGTATTCTTAGTATAACAGATTCCAGCCTCACAGACAACACTGCAACAGGACAAAATGGATATGGAGGTGCAATATTCAACTATGGTACTCTTAGCATAACCGACTCCAATCTCACAGACAACACTGCAACAGGACAAAATGGACGTGGAGGAGCAATATACAACAACCGTGGTACTCTTAACATAACAGGTTCCAGCCTCACACACAACAACGCAACAGGACAAACTAGATTTGGATATGCGGGTGCAATATTCAACTATGGTACTCTTAGCATAACCGACTCCAACATCACATACAACACCGCAACAGGACAAGAATATGGATATGGAGGTGCAATACACAACCTTAATGGTACTCTTAACATAACAGGCTCCAACCTCACAGACAACATCGCAACAGGACAAACATATGATGGACGTGGAGGTGTAATATTCAACACTGGTAATCTTAACATAACAGACTCCAATCTCACAGACAACACTGCAACAGGACAAAATGGATATGGAGGTGCAATATACAACGATAATGGTTATTCTCTTAGCATAACAGGCTCCAAGTTAACAAACAACAAGGTAACAGGACAAACATATGATGGACGTGGAGGTGTAATATACAACAATGGTGGTACTTTTAGCATAACAGGTTCCAACATCACAGACAACACTGCAACAGGACAAAATAGAGATGGACGTGGAGGTGTAATATTCAACACTAGAGGTACTATTAACATAACCAACACCAACCTCACACACAACACTGCAACAGGACAAAATGGAATTGGGGGTGCAATATACAACCATGGTACTCTTACCATAACAGGCTCTAACCTCAACAACAACACCGCAGCTGGACAAAATACTGGAATTGGAGGAGTAATATTCAACGATGGTGGTACTCTTAATATAACAAACTCCAACTTCACACACAACAACGCAACAGGACAAGAATATGCAATTGGAGGTGTAATCTACAACACTGCTATGGGTACTCTTTCCATAACCAACACCAATCTCAACAACAACACAGCAACAGGACAAAATGGACTTGGAGGTGCAATATACAACCACAATGGTGGTATTCTTAACATAACCAACACAAACCTCACACACAACAACGCAACATATGGGGGAGCAATAGTTAACAATGGTACCAGTAGTAATTTAACAATTACTGATTCCAAACTAGAAAACAATAATGCAAACAAAGATGGAGGAGCAATCTACAATAAGCAGGGTAATGCTTTGATTGAAGGTAACACTTTCATAACTAATACGGCAGGCACATCAGGATCTGCAATAAAGGATGATAGTGGAAGTGCTACGATTCATGATAACATTAATGCAGATACATCCACCTACAGCTCAACAATATATACAGATGGAAGTGATGTTAGTATGATAAGCAATGTATTCTATGAACTTAATACCAACATTAATATATCATCCAATAATAGTAATCCTAGTGTGTTTGAAGTGGTTAACTTGACTTTCTTACTCAAAGATCAACTAGGAAACCCACTTGCAAATCAGATTATTAACATAACAATCAATGATATAAGATATAATATCACTACAAATGATGAAGGATACAATACTCTGGAGTACACCATTCAAGCTAATGAAACGATAATTAATGCAATATATCCTGGAAATGACAAATACTTCTCTAACACTGCATCGCTAGTTATGTATGCTCAAAAACTGGGCACACAATTATTAGTAGATGATGTGAATGCCAAGGTAGGTGAGGAATTTACAATAAACGGAACGCTCAACACTAAAAACAATACTCCAATAAAAGATGCAACAATAAAGATAACAGTCAATGATAAAACAAACACCACAACCACAAATGAAATCGGACAATTCAACATGACCTTCACACTAGACAAAATGGGAAAATATCCAATAACAGTAACATACCTTGGAGACAAGATATACAATCAATCCATCAACAACACAGCAAAAGTCACCGCAACAAAAACAGACACAAAACTAACACTAAACGTATCCAACACGACAGCAGTAAACAACACAAAAATAAACATAACAATAAAATTAACAGACAACAATAACAATCCAATAGAAAACCAAGACATAAACATCACAATAAACGATGAAATAATCACAGTAAAAACAAACAATAATGGAACAAACACCACAGAATACACCACTAGCAAAATAGGATCACAAACAATCACCGCTACATACCATGGAAACAACATGTACAACAATAACACAACAACAACACAAATAAAAGTGATAAAAATAGATACCAAACTAACACTAAAAGTATCCAACACGACACCGGTAAACAACACACCAATAACCATAACAGCCATACTAACCGATATAAACAACAACAAACTAGCAAACCGGAACATCACATTTACAATAGATGATAGAACATACACCACACCAACAAACAATGAAGCAATAGCAACACTAAACTACACGCCAACAACCCCTGGAAAACAAGCAATAACAGCAACATACAATGGTGACAGCCAATACAACAACAACACTGCAGCCACCAGCATAACAGTCAAAAAGATTAACACTAGAATAGATTTAAAAGTATCCAACACGACACCAGTAAACAACACACCAATAACCATAACTGTTACACTAAAAGATACGGATGGTAACAAACTAGCAGGCCAGAACATTACAATAATAGTTGCCGGTAAGACATTTAACATTAAAACAAATGCTAATGGAGTAGCCATACAAAGCTACACGCCAACCAGGGTAGAAACCCAGACAATAACAGCTAAATACAATGGTGACAGTCAATACAATAACAGCAGTACAACTGCAAGTGTAACTGTCAAGAAGATTACCACGAAGCTAACACTTAAAGTATCCAACAGCACACCGGTAAATAATACATCCATAACGATTACTGCTACATTAACAGATGAGAATAATAATAATAAAGTGGCAAATCAAAACATTACAATAACTGTTGGTGGAAAGACATTCAAAGTAAAAACTAACAGTAATGGAATAGCAACACAAAGTTATACTCCTACAAAGGTAGAAACCCAAACAATCACTGCTACATATAAAGGAGACAGTCAATATGTAAACAGTACTGCTACAGCAAACATAACCGTCAAGAAAATCAACTCAAAATTGACAGTAAAAGCATCCAATACAACGCTGACACTAAACACGTCAATAAATATCACAGCAATACTAACAGACGCTAACGGCAACAAATTATCAGGACAGAATGTTACAATAAATGTTGCCGGTAAAACATATACGGTAAAAACAGATACTAGTGGTGTGGCAACAAAAGCATACACGCCAACAACCGTTGGAAAACAAACAATAACAGCCACCTACAAGGGCGACAGCAAGAACAACAACAGCACAGCAACCATGAACATAACAGTTAACAAGATTAACACTCAACTAACACTAAAAGTATCTAACAATACACCAAAAGTAACAGACACGATAACAATCACAGCAACACTAACAGATAAAGACAACCAAAAACTATCAAACCAAAACATAACAATAACTGTTGAAGACAAGACATACACGGTTAAAACCAACAACAATGGAATAGCAACACAAACACACAAACTAACACGGGCAGGATCCATTAACATCACGGTCAAATACAATGGAAACAACAACTACAACCCAAGCACTACATCCACTAAGGTCACTGTAAAAGAAAACATTCTAAACACCAGAATGAAAATAACCGTAAACAATACCAAGCCAAGAGTAAATGATAATGTACTGGTAACGTTCACATTAAAGGATGAGAAAAACAATCCAGTCAAAAATCAGGAAATAAAAGTGTCAATGAACGGAAATAACACTACAGTAAAAACCAACAACAACGGAGTAGCAACCACCAACTACACGGTAGCCAAGAAAGATAAACTTGTAAACATAACGGCAACGTATAATGGTAATGCTACACTAAAAGCCACAACAGGCAACCTGACAATAGATAAATACTATAAGGTGGACATGGAACTACTCACAGGGTCATTTGACTCCAAACCAGGTCAGACAGTAAAGCTCATAGCACACATCAAGGATAATGGCGTAGACATTGACGGTGGACAACTGGTATTCAAGTTAAACGGTGTAAGCCTCAAGGATGAAAACGGCAGTGCAGTAATAGTAAACATCAAGAATGGACTGGCAGTACTCGAATACAAGATACCAGACACACTTGGTGCACGTACACATAACTTGACGGCGGTATATGCTTCTAATACTTATGGAAGGGTTGAGCTAACGACTCCTATGACAATTGGTAAGTACACGACACACATCGACGTAAACCCACTATACACAACCACGGATAAGATTACAATCAAGGCACAGATTGTTGACCAGAACAACCAGGCACTAAACAAACAAACCACCATTAGTATAAAAGTAAACGGTAAAAGCTACTCATTAAACACAATAAACGGTACAATAGACTACCAGATTAGTCAAACATTAAAAGACGGATACTACAACATCACAATAATTAGTGGTGAAAACGGTAAATATCTAGGAGCAAACGTAAAAACAGTACTCATAAAAAGCAACTCTACGATAAAGACAAACTACATAAACAACACCCTAAACAAGGATACGACAGCTAAGAGTGGAGACACCAAAACCAGCAACATCATGAGCATACTCACAGGAGCAAGCACGGTTAAACCAGGTGACAGACTAAAACTAATAGCACACCTATCCGAGAATCAAGTAGACATAACAGGTGGACAACTTGTATTCAAACTAAACGGAGTAAGCCTCAAGGACGAAAATGGTAACGCTGTAGTAGTAAACATCAACGATGGACTAGGAGTACTTGACTATAAGATACCAGACACACTTGGTGCAAGAACACATAACCTAACCGCGGTATACTCCTCCAAACAGTATGGAAGAGTAGAACTGACAACACAACTAACCATGAACCGCCTAAACACGCACATCGAAGAAGAACCAATCTACACCACTGGCACAACAAGCTACATAAAAGCAAAGATACTAGATGACAACAACCAACTAATCAACAAACAAACAAGCGTAGTAATAAAAGTAGACGGAAAAAGCTACGCATTCAACACATCAACAGGAAGCATCAACTACAAAGTGCCAACAACACTCTCCAAGGGACTACACCAGATAACAATAATCGCCGGTGAAAACGGTAAATACATCTCTTCACGTGCCAACACAGTACTCATCAAAATATGA